From Microbacterium rhizosphaerae:
AGGCTCGCCGCCCCGGAACCCCGTGCAAGACCGAGCAGCACCGTCTCGGCCTGGTCGTCGAGCGTGTGCCCGGTGAGGATCGCCGTGGCGCCCGACTCGCGTGTGGACGCGAGGAGCGCTGCATAGCGCGCCGTGCGCGCGGCCGCCTCGACACCTCCCCCGCCCTCCACCTCGACACGGACGACGGATGCCGCGGCCCCCAGACCGCGCGCGGCGGCGGCCGCCGCATCCGCGATCTGCGCCGATGCGTCCTGGAGGCCGTGGTCCACGACGACCGCGCGCACGGCGAGACCGTGCTTCGGCGCCTCGAAGGCGGTAGCGGCCGTCAGCGCCAGGCTGTCGGCACCGCCCGAGAGCGCCACCACGACCTCCCCCGTGCGGCCGCGCAGTGCCCGCCGCACGGCGACACGCACCTCGGCGACGGCAGGATCGAGCCCCGGGCGATGCATGACTCCACGGTAGGGCGCGTGGAGCCGCCCCACTACCGCGGTGCGGGACCGACGAGCCGATAGACCGAGACGTGACTGCGCGAGTCGGCGGTGAACTCGCTGCGATCCCAGTCGGCCCAGCGGCTCTCCAGCTCGAAGCCCGCCAGTCGCGCCATGAGGTCGAGCTCGCTCGGCCAGATGTAGCGGTGCGGCGAGCGGCCGATCCGTGCCTCGTGGCCGTCCTCGAGGTCGGCGCCGAAGCGGACGTGATGCGAGACCACGTGCTGGCGCAGCGTGTCGTAGGTGTCGACCAGCAGATACCCCGGCTCGCTCACCTCCACCGTGGCGTCGTGGCCGGGCGGCAGGGAGCGCAGCTGCGGCACCCACAGCTCGATGACGAAGCGGCCGCCGGGAGCGAGGTGCCGGGCGGCGTTGCGGAAGCACTCGACCTGCTCGTCCTGCGTCAGGAGGTTCGAGATCGTGTTGAAGACGAGGAAGGCGAGCGAGAAGCCGGTGCCCGCGGATGCGGTGGTCATGTCGCCCTGGACGACCGGGATACGGTCCTCGCCGACCTTCTCGCGCAGCCGTGCGAGCATCGCGTGGGACAGCTCGATGCCGGCGACCTCGACGCCGGCATCGGCCAGCGGGATGGCGACCCGACCGGTGCCGATCGCGAACTCGACCGCACGCCCGCCCGCGGCGAGCTCGGCCAGCGTCGCGACGGTGGGCCCGAGCACGGCGGGGTCGAACATCCCCTCCCCGGGGCTGTCGTAGCTGCGCGCGGCGTCCTCGTCCCAGATCATCTGCTGATCGACCACATCCCCATGCTGTCACTGCGTGCGCCCCGACTGGGCGCCCTGACTAGGCTTGACCCGCATCCCCTTGATCTTCCGAAGGAGCACACATGGGCGCGTACGACGCCGTCATCGAGATCCCGCGCGGCAGCCGCGTCAAGTACGAGGTCGACCACGAGACCGGACACGTCCACCTCGACCGCATCCTCTACACGGTCTTCGGCTACCCCGCGGACTACGGCTTCTTCGACAAGACCCTCGGCGAGGACGGCGACCCGCTCGACGTCCTGGTGCTGCTCGACCAGACGCTCTTCCCGGGCGTCCACGCGACGGTCCGCCCGGTGGGCGTGCTCAAGATGAGCGACGAGGCCGGCGGCGACGACAAGGTCGTGGCGGTGCTCGCGAAGGACCCGCGCTGGAACCACATCCAGGACGTCGACGACATCCCGGAGTACACGAAGAAGGAGATCACGCACTTCTTCGAGCACTACAAGGACCTCGAGCCCGGCAAGTGGGTCAAGGTCGACGACTGGGCCGATGCGGCCGAGGCCGAGCGCCTCGTCGGCGAGGCGATCGCGCGCTACAGCCACGGTCACTGACAGGCGCTGAAGCGAAGGGATGCCGCCGGCCTCGGCCGACGGCATCCCTTCGTCGTTCTCGTCAGACCGAGATGCCGCGGGCCGCCATGAACGGGACGGGGTTGACCGGCGTGCCGTTCACGTGGATCTCGTAGTGCAGGTGGCAGCCGAAGGAGTTGCCCGTGTTGCCGACGTAGGCGATCAGCTGGCCGGCGCCGACGCTCTGCCCGGGACGCACCCGGATGCCGCCGTCCACGATGTGCCCGTAGCCGGTCTCGACGCCGCCCCCGTGGTCGATCTGGATGTAGTTGCCGTAGCCGCCGTTGTAACCGGCGTAGACCACGGTCCCCGCGTGCGCGGCGACGATCGGATAGCCGCAGCCCGGCGCGAGGTCGACCCCGTAGTGGTAACTGGTCGCGCAGTAGCTCGGTGAGCATTGGACGGAGCGAGGGCCGAAGCCCGAGGTCTGTGCGCCTCCCGTCGGCCGGCACCACCCGGAGGCCACGACGTTGCCGTAGCCTCCGCCGCCACCACCGCCTCCGCCCGTCGCGGCTGCAGCGGCGGCGGCCGCCGCCTCGCGCTCGCGCTGCAGCTCGGCCTGCCGACGGGCCTCGACCCCGGCCTGGTAGCCGGCGACGGTGGCGGCCGTCGCATCCTTCAGGGCCGCGAGCTGCGCGTTCAGGTCGTCGAGGTGCTGGTTCTGGGCATCGAGCGCGGCCTGCGCCGCATCCGAGGCAGCCTGCGCGGCGACCATCTTCTGCTGGGCGACCTGCTGCAGACGGTCGCGCTCGTCGCGCGCCCGCTTCGCCTGATCACTGAGGCTCTTCGCCGAGTTGCGGGCGGCGACCGCCTCGTCATACACGTTCTGGTTGCGCTCGAGCAGCTTGTCCATCGTGCCGAGCTTGGCGAGGATGTCGTCGGCGGTCGTCGCCGAGCCGGACATGAACAGCTGCATGGCGGTGTCGTCGCCGCCATTGCGGTACAGCTGGGATGCGACGCGCCCGGCGTGCTGCGCCG
This genomic window contains:
- a CDS encoding class I SAM-dependent methyltransferase — translated: MIWDEDAARSYDSPGEGMFDPAVLGPTVATLAELAAGGRAVEFAIGTGRVAIPLADAGVEVAGIELSHAMLARLREKVGEDRIPVVQGDMTTASAGTGFSLAFLVFNTISNLLTQDEQVECFRNAARHLAPGGRFVIELWVPQLRSLPPGHDATVEVSEPGYLLVDTYDTLRQHVVSHHVRFGADLEDGHEARIGRSPHRYIWPSELDLMARLAGFELESRWADWDRSEFTADSRSHVSVYRLVGPAPR
- a CDS encoding inorganic diphosphatase, whose protein sequence is MGAYDAVIEIPRGSRVKYEVDHETGHVHLDRILYTVFGYPADYGFFDKTLGEDGDPLDVLVLLDQTLFPGVHATVRPVGVLKMSDEAGGDDKVVAVLAKDPRWNHIQDVDDIPEYTKKEITHFFEHYKDLEPGKWVKVDDWADAAEAERLVGEAIARYSHGH
- a CDS encoding M23 family metallopeptidase; protein product: MPTDDLGDGFRAEDCDCAPTARERRVLWPDLTRRAAIGVGVLGLATLAATAAGSLPRAWADSYPSWDDVQRAKASEAAKAAEITNIQNLINALQADAANKQAAAVQAGADFYAAQQAYFDAAQRAQQLQDQADAQEAKAKTAAQHAGRVASQLYRNGGDDTAMQLFMSGSATTADDILAKLGTMDKLLERNQNVYDEAVAARNSAKSLSDQAKRARDERDRLQQVAQQKMVAAQAASDAAQAALDAQNQHLDDLNAQLAALKDATAATVAGYQAGVEARRQAELQREREAAAAAAAAATGGGGGGGGGYGNVVASGWCRPTGGAQTSGFGPRSVQCSPSYCATSYHYGVDLAPGCGYPIVAAHAGTVVYAGYNGGYGNYIQIDHGGGVETGYGHIVDGGIRVRPGQSVGAGQLIAYVGNTGNSFGCHLHYEIHVNGTPVNPVPFMAARGISV